The proteins below come from a single Balaenoptera ricei isolate mBalRic1 chromosome 17, mBalRic1.hap2, whole genome shotgun sequence genomic window:
- the LYPLA1 gene encoding acyl-protein thioesterase 1, which yields MCGNNMSAPLPAIVPAVRKATAVVIFLHGLGDTGHGWAEAFAGIRSSHIKYICPHAPVMPVTLNMNMAMPSWFDIIGLSPDSQEDETGIKQAAESVKALIDQEVKNGIPSNRIILGGFSQGGALSLYTALTTQQKLAGVTALSCWLPLRTSFPQGPISGVNRDISILQCHGDLDPLVPLTFGSLTAERLKTLVNPTNVTFKTYGGMMHSSCQQEMMDIKQFIDKLLPPID from the exons ATGTGCGGCAATAACATGTCGGCCCCGCTGCCCGCCATCGTGCCCGCCGTCCGGAAGGCCACCGCCGTG GTGATTTTCCTTCATGGATTGGGAGACACAGG GCATGGGTGGGCAGAAGCCTTTGCAGGTATCAGAAGCTCCCACATCAAATACATCTGCCCGCACGC ACCGGTTATGCCTGTAACATTAAATATGAACATGGCCATGCCTTCTTG GTTTGACATTATTGGGCTTTCACCAGATTCACAGGAAGACGAAACTGGAATTAAACAGGCAGCAGAAAGTG taAAAGCTTTGATAGACCAAGAGGTGAAGAATGGCATTCCTTCTAACAGAATTATTTTGGGAGGATTTTCTCAG GGAGGAGCTTTATCTCTGTACACGGCACTGACCACACAGCAGAAGCTGGCCGGCGTCACCGCTCTCAGCTGCTGGCTGCCCCTGCGGACTTCCTTTCCACAG GGTCCCATCAGTGGCGTGAATAGAGACATTTCTATTCTTCAGTGCCATGGAGATTTGGATCCTTTGGTTCCCCTCACGTTTGGTTCTCTTACTGCTGAAAGGCTAAAGACATTGGTAAATCCAACCAATGTAACCTTCAAAACCTATGGAGGCATGATGCACAGCTCATGTCAACAG GAAATGATGGATATCAAGCAGTTCATTGATAAACTCCTACCTCCCATTGATTGA